The following is a genomic window from Verrucosispora sp. WMMD573.
CGGCGTGTGCCTCGGGGCAGGCGGCGAGCATCTGGCCGCCGCCGCAGGCCGACCTGACGCAGCTCCCCGCGAGTGCCGGATTCGGCGCACCTGGCGCTTCGATGGTGATCACCACCGACAGTGCGTCGACGTAGCTGACGTTGTACCAGGGCGCGCCGGGGTTGTTCTGGTCGAAGTTGAACTCGGCCAGGCTCACCGGTTCCGCACCCCGCTCGCAGTGGTCCAGGTACGGGCCGCAGTCACCAACGAGGCATTTGAACGTGCCGCCGGGATCTCCACCGCACCGTTGCCGGGCGAAGAACCTGCCCCGCCAGTGGCCCGGCTGTCCACTGTCCGGAATCACGATGCTCTTCGACTCCCCCGGCCGCAGGACGGGCAGGCCGCTGATCCGGCGCGAGCCGTCCCCGCTCTCGCCCGCACCTACCCACAACGTCTCCCCGGTGCGGTTGACGAACGTGACGCGTTCGCCCGCGACGGCGTCGGAGCTGCTGGACATCACCACGATCAGACCGGCGGCGAGCACCGTCACGACGACCAACGCCGCTCGGGTGCTCGTCCACATGCGGCGGGGCGAGAAGGAACCAGTACGCACAGTCATGCAGCCCTCCTATGGCCGGTCAGCCGCACGCGCCCGTCCGCGCGAGTACGGCACGCGCATGACGGTGCGGGACCGTCGCCGGTTCATCCACGACCGGCCTGGATTGAGAAAACCGGGTATCGGCAGGTCCTCACCCCAGTCCGCCTTCCCGTCACGGTCTGCCTTCGGGCACGGACGCTGTCCGGTCCCCACAACGCTGCCGCGAAGCGCCACGTTCAGCCGAGCCGCCGAACAGGTGGATACCGGTGCCGCAGCGAGCTGCCGGCCGGAGTGCGTCGGCACGTGCGCCGCCATTCAGGTGAGGCAAAAAGCCGAGGCGGTACGAGAGCCACCGCACTAGCCTGCCGCGCATGTCGAATTCCAGAAGACGGTCGTCCGCGCTGATCCGTCCGGCGCATCCCGACGACGCCGCAGCCGTGGTGGCGCTGCGTACGCTCGTGTTTCCCTTCCTGGTCCGGGGAGTCGCGTCCACCCGGCAGCTGATCGCCGCCCCGCCTCCAGGTCTGCACTGGACCGGCTTCGTCGCCGAGGTCGACAGGCACATCGTGGGCTGGGTGTGCGCGTCCCGAAACGAGCACACCACCGAGGCTGTCGGGGAGGTGTCGCTGCTGCACGTACACCCCGACCACCGACGCCGGGGGATCGGCAGCGCGCTGCTGGCCGAGGCGGTGACGCACCTCGCCCCGCTCGACCTGACCCGGCTGCACGGGCGCGCGCTGCCCGAGGCGCTGCCGTTCGTCCGCCGGCACGGCTTTACCCCGAGTCGCCAGGAGCACTTTTCAGCCCTGGACCTGCACATGCTGCCGCCGCTGCCGACCCCCTCCGACGGCGCCCGACTGGTCCCACTGGCCGACGTCGACCCTCGTCGTGTGCACCGGGTGGACGTGGTGGCCAGTGCCGACGAGCCGGGCGACGTCGTGTCCGGCGCGATCGGCTATGCCGACTGGCTCGCCACCACCTGGGACAACGTCGGGCTGGACCGGGACGCCAGCATGGGCGTCGAGGTCGACGGCGAGTTGGTGGCGATCAGCCTGGTGAAGCGGGACGGCGCGCGGATGTGGTCGGACTACACCGGCACCGTGCCACAGCACCGGGGACGCGGGTTGGCCCGGCTGGTGAAGCTGGCCGCGCTGCACCGGGCGGCGGAGCGCGGCGTCACCGTCGCGTACACCGGCAACGACGCGGCGAACGCGCCGATGCTGGCGGTAAACGACCGGCTCGGCTACCGACGGGTGGCCAGCCAGTGGTCCTGCGTACGCGAGATGCACTAACGCTCTGCGTACACCCGCTCGGCGATCGCGCGGGTGTCGGCACCGAACAGCACCAACCGGGCCTCGGTGATCGTCGTCGGCGTCGCCGCGCACAGCACCGACAGGGCCTGACGGACGGCGTCCTCGACCGGCCAGCCGTACACCCCTGCGGAGATCAGCGGGAAGGCGACAGTGGCAGCGCCCAGTTCGTCAGCGACGGTGAGACTGTTGGTGTAGCAGGCGCGCAGCAGCGCGGAACGGTCCTCGGTGTCCGACCAGACCGGGCCGACGGTGTGCACCACCCAACGCGCCGGCAGGTCGCCTGCGGTGGTGGCCACCGCCTGTCCGGTCGGCAGGCCGCGCCCGTAGCGGGAGGCGCGCAGCGCGCGGCACTCGGCGAGGATCGCCGGGCCGCCCCGGCGGTGGATCGCTCCATCGACCCCGCCGCCGCCCAGCAACGACGAGTTCGCGGCGTTGACCACCGCGTCCACCCGCTCGGCGGTGATGTCCCCCTCGACCAGGGCGATGTCCATGTCAACTCTCCGTGATGGGTTGGCCGAGTGAGCGGCGGGCCAGCAGGGTGGCACCGGCCACCGCGGCCGGCATCAGCAGTACGGCGCCGAGCGGGATAAGGAAGCAGACGAAGACCGCGACTCCGAAGCCGAGTGCGGTGGGGCGGTCCGCCTTGAGCGCGGCGCGCCGGTGCGGCAGTCGCTTGCCCCGCCGGGAGAAGGGCGCGCCGGTCAGTTCGACGGCGAGCAGCCAGCCGCCCACCGCCGCACCGATGACCGGCACCACGGTCTGCCCTACCACCGGAATGAAACCGGCGGCGAACAGCGGCACACCGAACAACACCGCCAGGGCGACCAGCCGGAGTGAGTCGGCGGCGCTGCGCCGCAGCGACGGCCAGAACGGCACCTCGACCGCGTCCGGCGTACCGCCGTAGCGCCGCTCCACCCGCTCCGAGATCTTCTCGTAGAACGGATCGCCGATGGCCAGGGTGACCGCCGTGAAGGTGAGGACGGTGAGCAGGCCACCGAGACCGAGGAAGGCCAGCCCGGCGATCACCCGGACCGCGCTGCGCGGCGTCGTCGCCCAGTCGTCGGCGAACGGGGTGGCCGCGGCGGCCAGGTCGTCGACGAAGAAGACCAGCAGAGCGTACGCGGACACGAAGATCGCCCCGGAGATCAGCGCCGGGATGACGCCGAGCAGCATCAGGCCCGGGTTGCGTACGTACAGACCGACGCCCCGCAGCAGCAGCGTGGCCCCGCTGACGAAGCGGCGGCCCGTGCCCACGGCGGTGGCGGGAATCTCGGATGCGTGCACGTCCAGGAGCGTAGTCACTCGTCGGCGCATCCACCGGTTGACGGATCGCCGGAATCAGCCGGCGCTGACCAAGGTCACCTCCAGCCGGTCGATTCGCCGCCGGCCTGCTCTCGCGACGCTTGAGTCGTACCCGACGACCCGACGGCGAGAGGCGGTGGCCATGCCGGTCATCGAGGTGACGAGCCTGCACAAACGGTACGGCGACACGGTGGCGGTGGCCGACGTGTCCTTCGACGTCGAGGTCGGCGAGATCTTCGGCGTACTCGGGCCGAACGGCGCCGGAAAGACCACCACTGTGGAGTGCGTCGCCGGGTTGCGTGTCCCAGACGGGGGCGGGGTGTCGGTCCTCGGGCTCGACCCCCGCCGGGACGCCGCCCGGCTGCGCCAACAGGTAGGGGTGCAGCTCCAGGAGAGCCAACTGCCCGACCGGCTCCGGGTCGCTGAGGCGTTGGAGCTCTACGCCTCGTTCTACCGCGACCCCGCCGACCCGGCGCAGCTCATCGACGAGCTGGGCCTCGACGGGAAGCGGAACACCGCGTACGTGAAGCTGTCCGGCGGCCAGAAGCAGCGGCTCTCCATCGCGTTGGCGCTTGTCGGCAACCCACGGATCGCCATCCTGGACGAGCTGACCACCGGGTTGGATCCGCAGGCCCGCCGGGACACCTGGGATCTGATCGAGCGGGTCCGGGACCGCGGCGTGACCATCCTGCTGGTCACCCACTTCATGGAGGAGGCCGAGCGACTCTGCGACCGCCTCGCCGTGATCGACAAGGGACGGGTGGTGGCCCTGGACACCCCGGCCGGCCTGATCTCGGCCGTGGCCCCGGAGCAGCGCATCCGGTTCCGCCCGTCCGCACCGCTGGACGACCGGTTGCTGGCCGACCTGCCGCAGGTCACGGCCGTGACACGCAGCGGCAGCCAGATCGTGGTGACCGGCACCGGTGACGTACTGCACGCGGTCACCTCGGTGCTCGCCCGCCGCCAGATCATCGCCGCCGACCTACGGCTGGAGCAGGCCACGCTTGACGACGCGTTCGTCCAGCTGACCGGGCGCCGGTTCGTCGACTGAAAGGGGCACGATGCACGCCTTCGGCCAGATCCTCAAGACTGAGGCGAAGCTGCACCTGCGGGACATCCCGACGCTGGTGCTCACCGTCGGCCTGCCCACCCTGATCCTGGTGGTGCTCGGGCTGATTCCCACACTCCGCGAACCCAGTCCGGACCTCGGCAACCAGTCCTTCGTCACGTACTTCACCCCCTCGCTACTGGTGATCACACTGGCCATGGTCGGCATCAACGCGCTGCCCACCGTGCTGGCCACCTACCGGGAGCGCGGCATTCTCCGCCGGCTGGCCACCACACCGGCGAGTCCGCTGGCGCTGCTGGCCGCCCAGCTCGTACTGGCCCTGGTGGGAATCCTGGCCAGCGCGGTGCTCCTCGCGGTGGTCGCCCGGGTCGCGTTCGGCACCCCGCTGCCGCGGCATCCGCTCGGGTTCGCGGCGGCGCTCGTCCTGGGTACGGCCGCGCTGCTCGCGGTGGGGTTGTTGGTGGCGGCGGTCGCGCCCACCGCGAAGGCGGCCCAGGCGCTGGCCGTGCCGCTGTTCATGGTGATCATGTTCTTCGGCGGGGTGTACCTGCCCCGGTTCCTGCTGCCCGATTTCCTGGCCGACGTGGGCGCCTACACGCCGCCCGGGGTCCAGGCGCTGCTCGACGCCTGGACGGGCACCGCACCGCACCCGCTACAACTGGGGATAATGGCCGTGATCGCCGTGGCGGCCGGTGCCGCAGCGGCGAGGCTGTTCCGCTGGGAGTGAGCGCATGGTGAGCGGGGACGGAATGACCTGCGGCGGAGGCGGCTCGGCGGCCAGCCGCAACGACGCCGTGCCTCCCGACGACGACTGGCTGGCCGCCTGGCGGGCAAGGGAGGCGCGGCTGCACCGGGTGCTGCCCTACGGCGGGCTGCTCGTGGGTTCGTTGCTGGCCGCCTTCGCGCCGGCACCGCGCGGCCTGCCGATGCTGCTCACCCTGGTCATCGCCGGGTTGACCGCCTGCTGGGTCACCTGGTTCGTCGTCCTGCACCCGAAGTGGCAGGGGCGGCAGGGGTCGATGACTGTCTACTACGTCGGGCTGCTGGCCTTCGCCGCCGTCCTGGTGGCCGCGAGCCCGTGGTACGGCTTCTTCGCCTGGGTCGGCTTCCTGCACGCCTTCCTCGTGCTCAACGGGCGATGGCGGTTCGTCGGCATGGCCGCGACAGCCGTGCTGGTCGCCACCGCGCAGGGCGGCGGCCTGCTGTCCTCGTGGTCGAACTGGCCGCTGTGGCTGGTGTTGGTGCTTGTCAACCTGGTCCTGTCCG
Proteins encoded in this region:
- a CDS encoding EI24 domain-containing protein, which codes for MHASEIPATAVGTGRRFVSGATLLLRGVGLYVRNPGLMLLGVIPALISGAIFVSAYALLVFFVDDLAAAATPFADDWATTPRSAVRVIAGLAFLGLGGLLTVLTFTAVTLAIGDPFYEKISERVERRYGGTPDAVEVPFWPSLRRSAADSLRLVALAVLFGVPLFAAGFIPVVGQTVVPVIGAAVGGWLLAVELTGAPFSRRGKRLPHRRAALKADRPTALGFGVAVFVCFLIPLGAVLLMPAAVAGATLLARRSLGQPITES
- a CDS encoding GNAT family N-acetyltransferase, encoding MSNSRRRSSALIRPAHPDDAAAVVALRTLVFPFLVRGVASTRQLIAAPPPGLHWTGFVAEVDRHIVGWVCASRNEHTTEAVGEVSLLHVHPDHRRRGIGSALLAEAVTHLAPLDLTRLHGRALPEALPFVRRHGFTPSRQEHFSALDLHMLPPLPTPSDGARLVPLADVDPRRVHRVDVVASADEPGDVVSGAIGYADWLATTWDNVGLDRDASMGVEVDGELVAISLVKRDGARMWSDYTGTVPQHRGRGLARLVKLAALHRAAERGVTVAYTGNDAANAPMLAVNDRLGYRRVASQWSCVREMH
- a CDS encoding ABC transporter ATP-binding protein gives rise to the protein MPVIEVTSLHKRYGDTVAVADVSFDVEVGEIFGVLGPNGAGKTTTVECVAGLRVPDGGGVSVLGLDPRRDAARLRQQVGVQLQESQLPDRLRVAEALELYASFYRDPADPAQLIDELGLDGKRNTAYVKLSGGQKQRLSIALALVGNPRIAILDELTTGLDPQARRDTWDLIERVRDRGVTILLVTHFMEEAERLCDRLAVIDKGRVVALDTPAGLISAVAPEQRIRFRPSAPLDDRLLADLPQVTAVTRSGSQIVVTGTGDVLHAVTSVLARRQIIAADLRLEQATLDDAFVQLTGRRFVD
- a CDS encoding O-acetyl-ADP-ribose deacetylase translates to MDIALVEGDITAERVDAVVNAANSSLLGGGGVDGAIHRRGGPAILAECRALRASRYGRGLPTGQAVATTAGDLPARWVVHTVGPVWSDTEDRSALLRACYTNSLTVADELGAATVAFPLISAGVYGWPVEDAVRQALSVLCAATPTTITEARLVLFGADTRAIAERVYAER
- a CDS encoding ABC transporter permease, with amino-acid sequence MHAFGQILKTEAKLHLRDIPTLVLTVGLPTLILVVLGLIPTLREPSPDLGNQSFVTYFTPSLLVITLAMVGINALPTVLATYRERGILRRLATTPASPLALLAAQLVLALVGILASAVLLAVVARVAFGTPLPRHPLGFAAALVLGTAALLAVGLLVAAVAPTAKAAQALAVPLFMVIMFFGGVYLPRFLLPDFLADVGAYTPPGVQALLDAWTGTAPHPLQLGIMAVIAVAAGAAAARLFRWE